Proteins from one Setaria italica strain Yugu1 chromosome V, Setaria_italica_v2.0, whole genome shotgun sequence genomic window:
- the LOC101755695 gene encoding BSD domain-containing protein 1 produces the protein MNFFSSVFSAPAEEEEGEEQREGEQEGKQEPAAEQSGGGWIFGGLIDTLKEEIEEQRRVNESAAAAEEEEVQQGAEGAEEEAGSGGGWIFGGLIKTLAEEIEAQRKEQEVIAAAAAEEEGKERERGAEADATADEEGEGSGGGWSFGGLIKTLAEEIEAQRNEQGAAAAVEEEEGERGADAEVAAAEGEEGDEAGEGPDGGWSFGGLVKTFASRSETVLGGYRRDLQDLGSGLRLETAALRAAAARAASALPGALEASASAASDRLESVGQAVDDLGAAAAGLLSHANEALRSAEGDGEDGDGASRPSDASASGASWRASLPSKKYTRFEAQVLALRADPATFTEEPEDSEGFARWNSSFSIDEVKEQIEGVLRESPGLESFVERLVPSVVDYETFWSRYFFAVDKLRQAEDVRTKLVSRAMSKEEDEELSWDVDDDDEDANTSDHKEGTNSMVDKKEEKSADPFNHETEGSGKQEAAVGTDSTEDKEVASAEAKDGNGESSVETLTPKSSNGVGQEEKAEAGDSSKESDFSVVSQPSAQEEDLSWEEIEDVGDQDEKKGASPRSSSTNKVEDLRKRLNSVEDDEDLSWDIDD, from the coding sequence ATGAATTTCTTCAGCTCCGTCTTCTCCGCccccgccgaggaggaggagggcgaggagcaGCGGGAGGGGGAGCAGGAGGGCAAGCAGGAGCCGGCGGCCGAGCAGTCGGGCGGAGGGTGGATTTTCGGTGGGCTGATCGACACGCTCAAGGAGGAGATTGAGGAGCAGCGGAGGGTGAATgagtcggccgccgccgcggaggaggaggaggtgcagcAGGGAGCCGAgggggccgaggaggaggctggctccggcggcgggtggaTCTTCGGCGGACTGATCAAGACGCTCGCTGAGGAGATCGAGGCCCAGCGGAAGGAGCAGGAGGTCATTGCAGCagcggccgcggaggaggagggtaAGGAGCGCGAGCGGGGAGCTGAAGCTGATGCGACGGCGGACGAAGAGGGGGAGGGTTCTGGCGGCGGGTGGAGCTTCGGCGGCCTGATCAAGACGCTCGCGGAGGAGATTGAGGCTCAGCGGAACGAACagggcgccgctgctgctgtggaggaggaggagggagagcgaGGAGCCGATGCGGAAGTGGCGGCTgcggaaggggaggagggggatgaGGCCGGGGAGGGTCCAGATGGCGGGTGGAGCTTCGGGGGCCTGGTGAAGACGTTCGCGTCGCGGTCGGAGACAGTGCTGGGAGGCTACCGCCGCGACCTCCAGGACCTCGGGTCGGGGCTCCGCCTCGAGACAGCCGCGctccgggccgccgccgcgcgagcCGCCTCGGCGCTCCCCGGCGCGCTGGAGGCCAGCGCGTCTGCTGCCTCCGACAGGCTCGAGTCCGTGGGCCAGGCCGTCGACGACcttggtgccgccgccgccggcctcctctcGCATGCCAACGAGGCCCTCCGGTCTGCGGAAGGCGATGGTGAGGATGGTGACGGTGCCTCCCGCCCCTCGGATGCCTCTGCTTCAGGTGCTTCCTGGCGTGCCTCCCTGCCATCCAAGAAGTACACCAGGTTTGAGGCTCAGGTCTTGGCGCTGCGCGCTGATCCTGCCACGTTCACCGAGGAGCCAGAGGACTCCGAGGGCTTTGCCAGATGGAATAGCTCGTTCTCAATTGATGAGGTGAAGGAGCAGATAGAGGGAGTGCTCCGAGAAAGCCCTGGACTAGAGAGCTTTGTGGAGAGGCTTGTGCCGTCAGTTGTTGATTATGAGACATTCTGGTCTCGGTATTTCTTTGCGGTCGATAAGCTCAGGCAGGCAGAGGATGTCCGCACCAAACTCGTGAGCAGGGCCATGTcgaaggaggaggatgaagaactCAGTTGGGATGttgatgacgatgatgaagatgcaAATACCAGTGATCACAAAGAAGGCACAAACTCCATGGTAGAtaagaaagaagagaaatcaGCAGATCCCTTTAACCATGAAACAGAGGGCAGTGGGAAACAAGAAGCGGCAGTTGGGACTGATTCGACAGAAGATAAGGAGGTAGCTTCGGCGGAAGCAAAGGATGGTAATGGTGAATCCAGTGTTGAAACATTGACACCAAAGTCGAGCAATGGTGTGGGACAGGAAGAGAAGGCTGAAGCTGGTGACTCATCTAAGGAGAGCGATTTTTCAGTGGTGTCTCAACCATCAGCACAGGAGGAAGATCTTAGCTGGGAGGAGATTGAGGATGTGGGCGATCAAGATGAGAAGAAAGGGGCCAGCCCACGGTCAAGCTCTACTAACAAAGTGGAGGATCTCCGAAAACGTCTTAATTCCGTTGAAGACGATGAGGACCTAAGTTGGGATATTGATGACTAG